From the Manis javanica isolate MJ-LG chromosome 13, MJ_LKY, whole genome shotgun sequence genome, one window contains:
- the NUP43 gene encoding nucleoporin Nup43 isoform X3: MSGMEEIYAKFVSQKISKTRWRPVPPGSLQTTETFATGSWDNEENYVSLWSIGDFGNLDSDGGFEGDHQLLCDIRHIGDVMDLQFFDQERIVAASSTGCVTVFLHHPNNQTLSVSQQWTTAHYHTGPGSPSCSSAPCTGVVCNNPEIVTVGEDGRINLFRADHKEAVRTIDNADSSTLHAVTFLRTPEILTVNSIGQLKIWDFRQQGNEPSQILSLTGDRVPLHCVDRHPNQQHVVATGGQDGMLSIWDVRQGTMPVSLLKAHEAENIMPERIIALNSDLREVGINPCLNKRTKSKLYTSIATLSLMWEVHFHPSNPDHLFTCSEDGSLWHWDASADVSEKSSLFHQELLDLRDERYWEGISNLSLIIIFTAF; the protein is encoded by the exons ATGTCAGGCATGGAGGAAATTTATGCCAAGTTTGTGTCTCAGAAAATCAGCAAAACCCGCTGGCGACCGGTACCTCCGGGGAGCCTGCAGACCACCGAGACCTTCGCTACGGGCTCTTGGGACAATGAG GAAAATTATGTTTCACTGTGGTCTATTGGAGATTTTGGGAACTTGGACTCTGATGGAGGATTTGAAGGAGACCATCAATTATTGTGTGATATCAGACACATTGGTGATGTAATGGATCTACAA ttttttgaCCAGGAAAGAATTGTAGCTGCTTCATCAACAGGATGTGTAACGGTTTTCCTTCACCATCCAAATAACCAG ACTCTGTCAGTCAGCCAGCAGTGGACAACAGCTCACTACCATACAGGTCCTGGCAGTCCTTCCTGTAGCAGTGCTCCATGCACAGGTGTTGTGTGCAACAACCCAGAAATTGTCACAGTTGGAGAAGATGGTCGAATAAATCTTTTCAGAGCTGATCATAAGGAAGCTGTGAGAACTATAG acAATGCAGATAGCAGTACTCTCCATGCTGTAACCTTCCTTCGAACTCCTgagattcttacagtaaattcaaTTGGACAGTTAAAAATATGGGATTTCAGACAACAAGGAAATGAGCCCTCCCAGATATTATCACT GACTGGTGACCGAGTGCCACTCCACTGTGTTGATAGACATCCCAACCAGCAGCATGTTGTAGCTACTGGTGGCCAGGATGGAATGTTGAGTATTTGGGATGTTAGACAAGGTACTATGCCTGTGTCTCTGCTGAAAGCTCATGAAGCTGAAA ATATCATGCCAGAGAGGATTATAGCTTTAAATTCTGACTTAAGAGAAGTTGGTATCAATCCCTGCttgaataaaagaacaaagagcAAACTTTATACCAGTATTGCAACTCTCAGTTTAA TGTGGGAAGTGCACTTCCACCCGTCCAACCCAGATCATCTGTTTACCTGTTCTGAAGATGGGTCCCTCTGGCACTGGGATGCCTCTGCAGATGTATCTGAGAAATCATCACTCTTTCATCAAG
- the NUP43 gene encoding nucleoporin Nup43 isoform X4, giving the protein MSGMEEIYAKFVSQKISKTRWRPVPPGSLQTTETFATGSWDNEENYVSLWSIGDFGNLDSDGGFEGDHQLLCDIRHIGDVMDLQFFDQERIVAASSTGCVTVFLHHPNNQTLSVSQQWTTAHYHTGPGSPSCSSAPCTGVVCNNPEIVTVGEDGRINLFRADHKEAVRTIDNADSSTLHAVTFLRTPEILTVNSIGQLKIWDFRQQGNEPSQILSLTGDRVPLHCVDRHPNQQHVVATGGQDGMLSIWDVRQGTMPVSLLKAHEAEMWEVHFHPSNPDHLFTCSEDGSLWHWDASADVSEKSSLFHQELLDLRDERYWEGISNLSLIIIFTAF; this is encoded by the exons ATGTCAGGCATGGAGGAAATTTATGCCAAGTTTGTGTCTCAGAAAATCAGCAAAACCCGCTGGCGACCGGTACCTCCGGGGAGCCTGCAGACCACCGAGACCTTCGCTACGGGCTCTTGGGACAATGAG GAAAATTATGTTTCACTGTGGTCTATTGGAGATTTTGGGAACTTGGACTCTGATGGAGGATTTGAAGGAGACCATCAATTATTGTGTGATATCAGACACATTGGTGATGTAATGGATCTACAA ttttttgaCCAGGAAAGAATTGTAGCTGCTTCATCAACAGGATGTGTAACGGTTTTCCTTCACCATCCAAATAACCAG ACTCTGTCAGTCAGCCAGCAGTGGACAACAGCTCACTACCATACAGGTCCTGGCAGTCCTTCCTGTAGCAGTGCTCCATGCACAGGTGTTGTGTGCAACAACCCAGAAATTGTCACAGTTGGAGAAGATGGTCGAATAAATCTTTTCAGAGCTGATCATAAGGAAGCTGTGAGAACTATAG acAATGCAGATAGCAGTACTCTCCATGCTGTAACCTTCCTTCGAACTCCTgagattcttacagtaaattcaaTTGGACAGTTAAAAATATGGGATTTCAGACAACAAGGAAATGAGCCCTCCCAGATATTATCACT GACTGGTGACCGAGTGCCACTCCACTGTGTTGATAGACATCCCAACCAGCAGCATGTTGTAGCTACTGGTGGCCAGGATGGAATGTTGAGTATTTGGGATGTTAGACAAGGTACTATGCCTGTGTCTCTGCTGAAAGCTCATGAAGCTGAAA TGTGGGAAGTGCACTTCCACCCGTCCAACCCAGATCATCTGTTTACCTGTTCTGAAGATGGGTCCCTCTGGCACTGGGATGCCTCTGCAGATGTATCTGAGAAATCATCACTCTTTCATCAAG